The region TCTGATTATGAAGGAGGAGCATGCCTGGAATCTCCAACATTACGTGTACAGTTTTCCACGTATGATAATCTGGCTGCAGTCGTCCAGAAGCTCTTGAATAAATCAAAGAAATATGGGTGGAAGATGTATAAAATTCCCGGCTCGGAAACGCCACGATATCAAAGTTCAAATTCAAAGGGTTTTGTTCTTTTATGGTCTGTCGATCCTATAAGTGCAAAATCGGATAAATCGTGTAAAATTACCTATAATATTTACTATTGGAAAATATATGGAGAGTAACCAATTCTGCCCCCCTTCGACATCGGAAAGATTCCGCTTCTCGGAACACTCTGCAGGAACGGAGGGTTAAAACAACAGGGCTTCCAGACGGCCGTCATCGAGATCAGACACCGCTGGCCAATTTAAACCGGCATGCTCGGCACGTACCAGGGACTCCCTGATCGTGCTGCGGGCAATTTTGCAACTCTGTGCAATCTGTTTGTTGGAGAACCATTTTTCTCATTTCAGAGGTTGACCATCCGGTCTGCCTGAATGCCGGCGTAAAAACCCTTTTTGCAGGCCACTTACCGAAATGGCGAACAGCTGTTTTCGACCGTTGACATTCCGTTTCGCACCAATCAGGACAATTTCAGCCGGCATTCGCTTGAGCCTCCGGGAACGCGACGGATTGCAAATCCAAACCTTCTGAAAATTCCCAGCATCGCCGCATTCTCCGAAAGAACCTCGGCATGCACTTCCGGAAGCGACTTTTCACGGGCGATGTCGATCAGAACCTTTAAGAGCCTGGTTCCAAGCCCTTTCCCCTGGTAACTGTCGTGTACAAAAACCGCCAGTTCCCCGGATGTCATTTCTGCATTCATGACCAGGCTTGCCGCCCCGATCATCCTTTTCTTCTCCTCTTCCTGTGTTTCGGCAATAAGCGACATATGGCGGTCGTAGTCGACATTGACGAAGTGGATGAGAAATTTGTGGGGGATGTCTTTCACGGTATAGAAGAAACGGGTTCTCAAGGATTCCGGGGAAGAGGAAAGGAGCATCTCATATTTGGCGGGTTCGTCTTCAGGTCGAATGGGCCTCAGGACTACTTCGGCCCCGGAGCGCGTCCGCCAGGAGGTCACATACTTCGTGGGATAAGGACTGATGGCAAGATGGGGATAGGATGAAGGACCTCCCGGGATGGGTTCTCTTTCAATAAGGATTCTTGCGTCCAGGACGGCCATATCGTCAGGGGATATCGCGAGGGGATTGACTTCAATTTCAGCCAATTCGGGAAAGTCCACGATGAGATTGGAAAAATTAACCAGAATCTCCTCCAGCCTCGCAAAATCCGCTTCCGTCATATCCCGGGAACCACGGAGGATTTTGTAGACTTTCGTGTCCTGCACCAGCATGGTTGCCAGGGTCTTGTTCAGGGGAGGAAGTCCGACGGAATAATCTCTGATGGCGCCGGCCATGGTCCCGCCGACCCCAAAGAAGAGAAAGGAACCGAAATCTTTATCTTTCTTTGCTCCCAGCAGGATTTCGAAATCGATCCGCGTCATCATCCTTTCTACGGCCACGCCGCTGAGTGTTGCCGCCGGGGCCCATTTCTTTCCCCTCCGGATCAGCTTCTCATAGGCCCCAGGCAATTCTTCCCTTGAATCGATCCCCAGGATGACCCCCTCCACATCGCTTTTGCGGGAGATATCCGGTGAAACAATCTTGAGAACGACGGGATATCCCAGCTTGTCGGCAATGACAGCCGCCTCTTCAGGACTCCGGGCGATCTGGGGCATTGTGGTCGGAATCCCATAAGCTGCAAGAAATTCTTTTGCTTCCCATTGATTGAGCAACGTCCGACCCTCGGCAAGGGCCATCTGGAGGATCGTTCTCAGGCGTTCCTTCGGAGGCGCTTCCTGCTCAGGCAACGCAGCAGGGGTTTCATAGAGCCGATTGAGGTAGCGCCTGTAATTGAACATATTCATATAGCTTCGGGCTGCCTCTTCCGGCGTGTCATAAGCCAGGATTCCGTTCTGTGCGAAAATACGTTTTCCCTCCTGAACGACCTTTCCGCCCATCCAGGCGGCGATGATTGGCTTTCTGGTTTTTTCGGCAACCTCCACGATCGCCAGCGCAACCTGATCGGAAGGAGCATTGATGAGGGGCACATAATTCGCCAAAACGCCATCCACCGCCGCATCCTGAATGCAGATCTCAAGTGCTTTTGCATATTGTTCGACGGTCGCGCCTCCATGGAGATAAACAGGATTCGCCTTGTTCCAGTAAGGTGGCATTACGGCATTGAGGCGATCCATGCTTTCCTGCGAAAGATTGGCCGGTTCCCCTCCCCTTTTGATCAGGGCATCCATGGTGACGGCGCAAGGCCCGGCTGAACCGATAACGGCCACCCTCGGACCCCTGGCAAACTTCCGGGAAACGAGCACTGCAGCGGCATCAAAGAGTTCCGCTATTTCCTTGACTCTCAAAACGCCAGCCCGTCGAAAAGCAGCGCCGTATACGTCGTTTTCACCGGCCATAGATTCGAAACGGGATTCGACGGCCTTTGCCCTTTCAATATATTTCCCGGGTTTCAAGATGATGATGGGCTTGCGGCGGGCGAACCCCCGCGCCGCACTCATGAATTTTCTCGCATTTCCAACGCTCTCCATATAAACGAGAATGCTCTTTGTGTCCTCGTCATATTCTTCCAGATAGTCAATCATGTCAGCAAAGTCGATATCCGTCATGTCGCCAAGGGAAGCAAACAAACTGAAGCCGATTCCCGCATCGGCCGCCCAGTCAAGGATGGCGCTTCCGAGAGCTGCACTCTGCGAAATGAATGCGATATGGCCCGGGGGGGGGATGTTTTTTAGGAATGTGGCCCTTAAGTCGATGGGAGGTCGAACAAAACCGACGCTGTTCGGACCCAGGATTCGCATCCCGTACTCTTTGCCGATCCGGTCGATTTCCTGTTCGAATCTTCTGCCTTCTTTCCCGGTCTCTCTGAACCCTGCTGAAACGATGACCACACCGTCCACACCGGCCCGTCCGCATTCCTCCGTCACCTGAGGCACTAAGGGGGCGGGTGTGGCAATAACCGCCAGGTCCACGTGTTCGGGAACAGCAGAAATATCGGGATAGCATTTGAGTCCCAGCAGGAACTCCCTGGCTGGATTTACCGGATAGATTCGCCTCTTTTCTGAATTCAGGAGTTTTTCCAGGATCGTTCGTCCAACGGCGCCCGGTTTTTCCGATGCACCGATCAGGGCAATCGTTGTGGGATCGAACATCGTCTGTATGCGACCCATCTGTGCGTCTCCTCTCTTTCTGATCAGATGGTACATTTATGACAGAATTACTCAAGGGGAAATATTCTCCTTAATTGACTAGAATTCAAGATTTTCCGATGTCGAGAGCTCCTTTCAGAAGCTTTTTTCAAAAAAAAGCCCGGAGATTTTCGCCTCCGGGCTTTTGGAAAAGAATGAAGAACAGCGATTTAACCGAGCTTCTATGCCATGCGCCTGCGCACGCCAACTAATCCGACAAGCCCGGGACCTAACAGCCATACAGCGGCAGGAATTGGCACAGGGTTACCAACCGTGATGTTATCCACCTCAAACGCCCTCCCATCACTGGTCATCTTAATGCTGTCGAAACCACCCGTTATGTCAGCGACATTCAAATAAATATTTGATTCGGAGCTTGATTGGTTACCCCAATTGGAACTGATGATCGTTGATCCCGAAATTGTTGCCACCAGATCAGAGCCCTTGTAAAGGGAAAGGGTATTGTATTTATCAACAGATCCCCACCAGATTCCAAGATAGCTGTATAAACCGCCCAGGCTGATTGTCACGGAACCGGTAGAATTTGAATAGGGAACCGTTAAATATTTTGAGCTGTCTGCATTGGATACAGCATACGGAGCGGCGTAAGAACCGGTCGTTCCCTGCACCACAGCCCCATCACCTGAAAAAACAGGTGTATTGGAATCGAAATCGTACGTGATTCCACTGTATGTCGAAACAAGCTGGTCACTGTTACTGTTGAGATCGTGCGTGATGGTGGTAGTGTAGGCGCATGCCTGCCTTGCGGATAATCCCATCAGAACGGATACAAACAAAACGGAAAAAAAACTGATCCAACCCTTCTTCATAAGTTCCTCCTTATTATGCTTTGTATGTCTGTTTATTCGGATTAATTACCTGCAGAACCACTAATAACGTCTCCGCCATTCCTGCCTGCATGCTTCCTTATCGGAGTATTTTGGCTTTCCGTTATTGCTGAGTGGTTTTGCTCTTCTGGTTGAGACCATACAGAACAGTACAAATTAACACTATCAGGCATGGGAGGATTTATTGTCGGTTAAGACCATTAGTTTTTGATAAAAAATACTTAGACAAGGGGTAAGGACAATCCGTTTTGAAAATAAGCAAGGTGGGCTGGATGCATTTCTGTTTCGCGGAGATTAAGGACCTGGCGGTAACCAAGCAAACAAAAGGCAGGACCGCTTTTTGGATCCTGCCCCTGTTTACATGTTCTCCTACTTTGTGAACTTTTTTCTTACCCCAATCAGGCCGATCAAACCGGACCCAAAAAGCAGCACTGCCGGCGGAATCGGGACCGCATTGGCAGCCACCGTAGCCGCAGCGATGAAAGGCTGGCCTTCTCTACCTTTCATATAGCTGGTAAATACGATATCAGTAAGCGTCTCATCAGAAAAATCGGCTGTCAGGCTATAGATCTGCATGTCCAGCCTGGCCCTTCCATTGCCGTTGTCAAAGGCGGCCATGGCATTAACCCCGTCAATGATGTTGTTCCAAGCGCCTGCAAAATGATCCCGGACATTGATGCCCTCCACCAGATCTGCATAACAATAGGCGCCATCGGAACCATAGAACTCGATTTTCCCTATGGTCACGCCATAGACTCCACAATAAGAATTGATCATCGTATAGGCGCTGGTGGCTCCATAGACATTGACAGGAATCGTCAGGGTTGCGCCATAAAACACATTGTTGTCATCTTCATCGACAACCAGACTAAAAGGAACGCCATTCCAGGTATGGTTTCCAGGAAAAACCGCATCGTATGTGCTGCCGTCAGACCACGTGGAAATATCGGTGTTCAATGTAGGAAGCGTCAAGGTTGTATATGACGTTGCGGCGTGGGCCGTAGCGCCAAGTACCAGACTTCCCAGAAACAGGGCCAAAATAATAATCCTTCCGAATTTACGCATAAAGACCTCCTTTTTTTCAAACTATAAACTTGAAGTTTCCAAATTTATCAATACCTGAAAGACTGTATTTTCTTGTAAGGATTCTGCCTAAGAGAAGATCAATATCTTATCCATTGCCGCTGATTGATAAGAATGCTGGATAAATCCGTTAAAAATCGTTAGAGTTTCTCAAAAATTCAGGGGAATAGCAAAGACGGCGAAGAGGTTTTCCAGGCGCACGATGAAGACGTTTTCATGAATGGCAGTTCAAGAGAATACTTTGAGGATCATTTTATGAATTACGGGAAAATGACGAAATCGCAACTCATAGAGAAGATAGAAGAATTGTCCAGGAGAAATTTGGAACTGGAATCCTGCAAAGTAATTTCCAATCCTCAGGAACCAGATAAAGGCCTCTCCCCTGGAAGTCTCTTTGCCATGGAGAGCGACGCAAAAGAACTGGAGTTGGCAGAGATCGTCGATATCCCGGCGATTCAGTCCATAATGAGCAGCTTCCACGAACTTGCCCCAACGACCTGGGCCCTGGTCGATCTCAAGGGAAACGTTCTGATCAGCGTGGGTTGGCAGGACATCTGCGTCAAATATCATCGCGTTCATCCTGAAACCTGCAGATTCTGCAACGAAAGCGATGTCCGACTGTCGACCGGGGTTGCATTCGGAGAGTATAAACTCTACAAATGCATGAACAACCTTTGGGACGTGGCCACCCCCATCATTGTGGGCGGCAGGCATATCGGCAACCTCTTTTCCGGCCAGTTCATCTTTGAGGACGAACGGGTCGACTATGACTTCTTTCGATTCCAGGCCAGGCGATATGGCTTTCCGGAAGAGGAATACATCGCCGCGCTGGATTCCTTGCCAAGACTGAGCAGACCGTACCTGGATAAGATCCTGACTTTTTTCATGAGACTTGCCCAGGTAATATCCCAGCTCAGCTACAGCAATATCCGCCTGACCTGCTCGCTGGAGGAGAAACAGGCCTTAATGACCTCACTCCGAGCGAATGAGGAAAAATACCGGGATATTTTTGACAACGCCCTGGGAGGAATTTACCGAACCACACCTGAGGGTCGATTTCTTGATGCCAACCCCGCTCTGGCTCATATCTTCGGTTATAACTCGCCGGAGGAATTGATGAATCTGGTGAGCCACGTGGGAAAACAGCTTCACGTCGATCCGGAAGGACGTAAACGATTTGTTGCCTTTATGGAAGAACAGGACTACGCCCACCATGAAGCGCAAATACGCAGAAAAGATGGAGACACCTGCTGGGTGCGTTTCAGTGGTCGCGCCGTTCGTGACACCGAGGGAAACACGCTTCATTACGAAGGCTTTTGTGAAGATATCACCGAACGTAAACGGGCCGAGGAGGAACTGAGTCGGTACAGAAACCAACTGGAAGAACTGGTCAAGGAACGGACCTTCCAGCTTGAAGAAAATAATCGCCTGCTGATTTCGGAAATTGCGGAACGTAAACGGATCGAGGAGGCCCTGCGAATATCGGAGGACAACTACCGTACGATTTTTGAAAATACCGGAAACGCCACCTTGATTTTCGAAGAGGACACCACAATCTCTCTCGTGAACACCGAATTCGTAAACTTGTTCAAGTATTCAAGAGAAGAAACAGAGGGCAGGAAGAGCTGGACGGAATTAGTCCCCAAAGAGGATCTGGACTGGATGATGGATAACCACCGCTGGAGAAAGATCGATCCTGAATCCGTCCCAAATAAATACGAATTGAAGGTGGTGGATCGCAAGGGTTCGATACACGATGTTTACTTAACGGTTGCCATGATACCGGACACGGGGAAAAGGGTCGCATCGATCATGGATGTTACGCCTCTCAAGAAGACAGAGAAAGCCCTTGCCCAAAACGAAGCACTCTACCGAAACCTTTATGAGAACGCTCCCTTCGGCATGTTTCAGGCCGCCTTTGATTCAGGAAGACTCCTGGGCGCCAACGCCGCCTACGCCAACATGCTAGGCTACCAATCACCGGAAGAGTTGATGTCAAGTATCGCAGAAATCGCCTCACTCCATGTCGACCCCAAAGACCAATCCACCGTTCTGGCCACCCTGAAGCAGCAGGACTGGTTTTATGGCGAGTACCCCCGTTTCCGCAAGGATGGCAGCATCATGTTTGGGAAAGTGGCCATTCGCAGGGTACTCAAACCGAATGGAACCATTGATGTTTTAGAAGGAATTGTGGAAGATGTCACCGAACAGAGGCGGGCTGAAGAAGAATTGAAAAAATATGTCGAAGAGATTCGAGATCTTTACGAGAATGCCCCTTGCGGCTACCATTCTTTCGCTGAGGACGGAACCATTCTCCGGATGAATGATACGGAACTGTCCTGGCTGGGCTATTCGCGCGATGAGGTCATCGGGAAAATGAAGATTTCGGATCTTCTGACGTCTGAAGCGTACAAGGTTCTTCAGAATGACCGCAATATCCTGAAAAAGCGGGGATGGCTGCGGGATATCGAATCCACCTGGATTCGGAAGGATGGATCTTTCTTTGATGTCCTGGTAAATGTGACCGCCGTGTATGACGAAAAGGGAAAATATCTTGCGAACCGATGCTCCGCCTTTGACAATACCGAACGGAAAGGAATGGAAGACGCCCTTGTGGCAAACGAGGCCCTGTACCGGAACCTCTTTGAAAATGCTTCCATCGGCATGTTCCAATCGACTCTGGAAGGGAAATTTCTCCGCATAAATAAAACGTACGCAACGATGCTCGGTTACGATTCTCCCGAAGAGGTCCTTTCAACCATTACCGACACCTCAACCCAGATTCACGCAGATTCAAGAAACCGTGACGAACTTCTTGCCGCTTTAGAGGATCATGGCTGGTTTTATACCGAGCAGCCATACCTCCGCAAGGATGGCAGCATCATGATCGGGCAACTGGCGGTCCGGAAGGTCGACAAGCAGGGCGGCGCCACGCCTTATCTGGAAGGGATTGTGGAAGACATCACCGAACGTAAGCGGGCCGAGGAAGCTCTGATAAAAAGAGAGAGGGAATTACGGATTCAGGCTAAGAATCTCATGGAGGTCAATACGACGCTGAAGGTTCTGCTGAACACCATGGAAAAGGACCAGGAAGAGTTCAAGGAACGTTTTCTAACCAACATCAAGGATCAGGTCCTCCCCCACCTGGACAGGCTGAAAAAGAGGCCGCTGCCGGATGTCGAAAAGAGCCTGGTCAAGATGGCAGAAAATTCCCTCGATGAAATTGCCTCACCCTTTGTACAGAAATTGAATTCAAACTACTTGAAGCTGACGAAAAAGGAGCTCCAGATTGCCACTCTGATCAAAGAGGGAAAAACATCAAAGGAAATCGCGGAACTTTTAAATTCAAAAAAGCGCGTCATTGAATTTCATCGGGAGAACATCAGAGAGAAACTGGGATTGAAGAATAAAAAAGAAAATCTGGCCATTCTTCTCCGTTCGTTCTCATGAAGGACCAAAATAAATAAGAAGATCAAGGAGAATTTTTTATGAACAGGATACGAATCATCATTTTGACTGCCATGCTTCTGTATTCTTTTACCTGCCCTGTTTTCGCTCAGCCGCCAATTTCAACTCCGTCACCCGACACGTCAGCCTCACCGGGTACAGCCCAACCAGAGGTTACCGTTCAACCACCCGTCAAGGCACAGCCATCCGAACCCGTTCAACTCCCGGACACGGATCAGTCGGCTACGGAGGCTGCCCCGGAAGAAGCTCAGGAAGGTCCATCGGTCGGATTGAAAATCGTCGATGTTCTGCTTGTAAGACCTTTCTGCCTCATCGGTTCGACGGCTTCCACCGCCGTTTACATCGCCCTGTCGCCCCTGGTCTATCTCATGGGGATTGGTGAGGAGTCGGCAAGGGTCATGGTTGAGGCGCCCTGGCGATTCACCTCCTTCCGATATATCGGTGAGTTCGATCACTATAAGGACGAAAAACCCATCATGGGCGTGTGGGAATTTTAAGGAGCGGCGCAGTCCTCCACGCTGCAGGGCCAAAATCCCCTTGACTCATGCAATCCTTCTTCATATAATTATTAAAGTTTAACGACTTCTTCGTTTCATTCAGATTGAGCCATTGGTCGTATTTCAGAAAACATTCAAGTTATTACCATTTCAAATGAACAATCTCACTTCAGAAAGAGGTTTCCGATGATCAACAAGAAAACCGTGAAAGATGTTGAGTTGAAGGGCAAGAGAATCATCATGCGCGTGGATTTCAACGTGCCGATGAAGGAGGGCGCTGTCCAGGACGATACCCGCATCCGGGCCGCTCTTCCGACGATCAACTATGTCCTGGAGCAGGGTCCCCGCTATCTCATCCTCATGTCCCATCTCGGTGATCCCAAAAAGGATACGGCCAAGGCAAAGGAGAAGGCTGAAAAAGCGGGAAAAGAATTCGACGAGCAGAAGTTTCTCGATGG is a window of Syntrophus gentianae DNA encoding:
- a CDS encoding PAS domain S-box protein, with the translated sequence MNYGKMTKSQLIEKIEELSRRNLELESCKVISNPQEPDKGLSPGSLFAMESDAKELELAEIVDIPAIQSIMSSFHELAPTTWALVDLKGNVLISVGWQDICVKYHRVHPETCRFCNESDVRLSTGVAFGEYKLYKCMNNLWDVATPIIVGGRHIGNLFSGQFIFEDERVDYDFFRFQARRYGFPEEEYIAALDSLPRLSRPYLDKILTFFMRLAQVISQLSYSNIRLTCSLEEKQALMTSLRANEEKYRDIFDNALGGIYRTTPEGRFLDANPALAHIFGYNSPEELMNLVSHVGKQLHVDPEGRKRFVAFMEEQDYAHHEAQIRRKDGDTCWVRFSGRAVRDTEGNTLHYEGFCEDITERKRAEEELSRYRNQLEELVKERTFQLEENNRLLISEIAERKRIEEALRISEDNYRTIFENTGNATLIFEEDTTISLVNTEFVNLFKYSREETEGRKSWTELVPKEDLDWMMDNHRWRKIDPESVPNKYELKVVDRKGSIHDVYLTVAMIPDTGKRVASIMDVTPLKKTEKALAQNEALYRNLYENAPFGMFQAAFDSGRLLGANAAYANMLGYQSPEELMSSIAEIASLHVDPKDQSTVLATLKQQDWFYGEYPRFRKDGSIMFGKVAIRRVLKPNGTIDVLEGIVEDVTEQRRAEEELKKYVEEIRDLYENAPCGYHSFAEDGTILRMNDTELSWLGYSRDEVIGKMKISDLLTSEAYKVLQNDRNILKKRGWLRDIESTWIRKDGSFFDVLVNVTAVYDEKGKYLANRCSAFDNTERKGMEDALVANEALYRNLFENASIGMFQSTLEGKFLRINKTYATMLGYDSPEEVLSTITDTSTQIHADSRNRDELLAALEDHGWFYTEQPYLRKDGSIMIGQLAVRKVDKQGGATPYLEGIVEDITERKRAEEALIKRERELRIQAKNLMEVNTTLKVLLNTMEKDQEEFKERFLTNIKDQVLPHLDRLKKRPLPDVEKSLVKMAENSLDEIASPFVQKLNSNYLKLTKKELQIATLIKEGKTSKEIAELLNSKKRVIEFHRENIREKLGLKNKKENLAILLRSFS
- a CDS encoding bifunctional acetate--CoA ligase family protein/GNAT family N-acetyltransferase, translating into MGRIQTMFDPTTIALIGASEKPGAVGRTILEKLLNSEKRRIYPVNPAREFLLGLKCYPDISAVPEHVDLAVIATPAPLVPQVTEECGRAGVDGVVIVSAGFRETGKEGRRFEQEIDRIGKEYGMRILGPNSVGFVRPPIDLRATFLKNIPPPGHIAFISQSAALGSAILDWAADAGIGFSLFASLGDMTDIDFADMIDYLEEYDEDTKSILVYMESVGNARKFMSAARGFARRKPIIILKPGKYIERAKAVESRFESMAGENDVYGAAFRRAGVLRVKEIAELFDAAAVLVSRKFARGPRVAVIGSAGPCAVTMDALIKRGGEPANLSQESMDRLNAVMPPYWNKANPVYLHGGATVEQYAKALEICIQDAAVDGVLANYVPLINAPSDQVALAIVEVAEKTRKPIIAAWMGGKVVQEGKRIFAQNGILAYDTPEEAARSYMNMFNYRRYLNRLYETPAALPEQEAPPKERLRTILQMALAEGRTLLNQWEAKEFLAAYGIPTTMPQIARSPEEAAVIADKLGYPVVLKIVSPDISRKSDVEGVILGIDSREELPGAYEKLIRRGKKWAPAATLSGVAVERMMTRIDFEILLGAKKDKDFGSFLFFGVGGTMAGAIRDYSVGLPPLNKTLATMLVQDTKVYKILRGSRDMTEADFARLEEILVNFSNLIVDFPELAEIEVNPLAISPDDMAVLDARILIEREPIPGGPSSYPHLAISPYPTKYVTSWRTRSGAEVVLRPIRPEDEPAKYEMLLSSSPESLRTRFFYTVKDIPHKFLIHFVNVDYDRHMSLIAETQEEEKKRMIGAASLVMNAEMTSGELAVFVHDSYQGKGLGTRLLKVLIDIAREKSLPEVHAEVLSENAAMLGIFRRFGFAIRRVPGGSSECRLKLS
- a CDS encoding VPLPA-CTERM sorting domain-containing protein, producing the protein MKKGWISFFSVLFVSVLMGLSARQACAYTTTITHDLNSNSDQLVSTYSGITYDFDSNTPVFSGDGAVVQGTTGSYAAPYAVSNADSSKYLTVPYSNSTGSVTISLGGLYSYLGIWWGSVDKYNTLSLYKGSDLVATISGSTIISSNWGNQSSSESNIYLNVADITGGFDSIKMTSDGRAFEVDNITVGNPVPIPAAVWLLGPGLVGLVGVRRRMA